From the Cyclopterus lumpus isolate fCycLum1 chromosome 25, fCycLum1.pri, whole genome shotgun sequence genome, one window contains:
- the timm50 gene encoding mitochondrial import inner membrane translocase subunit TIM50 isoform X2: MSAMPVFPMCVRVARGLLRLRSGAVDASSLAGVDKVRTLSTDKPPTGTGSATGGLAQAILQQRLQQQQQQSQGQSPPEGEEGEKEGEHTEDKKQKENMAYAKKMVLRLAGLMGVGGAVGMVYLFGTNSVDEQGNVIPDEFDRDPPVVQQLKRTFKYFQDYRQMIIEPTSPKLLPDPLKEPYYQPPYTLVLELTDVLLHPEWSLATGWRFKKRPGIDYLFQQLAPLYEIVIFTAETGMTAYPLIDSIDPQGFVMYRLFRDATHYMEGHHVKDVSCLNRDTSKVIVVDCKREAFSLQPFNGMALKKWDGNSEDRTLYDLANFLKTIALSGVDDVRSVLENYALEEDPIEAFKRRQAQLALEEEQRLAELSQQKKQGLSLGSIASRFWRSKQQ; the protein is encoded by the exons ATGTCGGCTATGCCTGTGTTCCCCATGTGTGTGCGAGTGGCCCGGGGCCTCCTGAGGCTCAGGAGCGGGGCGGTGGATGCCTCTTCTCTAGCTGGGGTGGACAAAGTCCGGACTCTCTCCACTGACAAGCCGCCGACAGGGACGGGCAGTGCGACGGGCGGACTGGCTCAGGCTATCCTCCAGCAGaggctccagcagcagcagcagcagagtcag GGCCAGTCTCCtcctgagggagaggagggtgagaaggagggagagcaCACTGAAGacaagaagcagaaggagaacATGGCCTACGCGAAGAAGATGGTGCTCCGGCTCGCGGGACTCATGGGAGTCGGCGGAGCGGTCGGCATGGTCTACCTATTTG gcaCCAATTCAGTGGACGAACAAGGAAACGTG ATTCCAGATGAGTTTGACAGAG ATCCTCCCGTCGTCCAACAGTTGAAAAGAACCTTCAAATACTTCCAGGACTACAGACAG ATGATCATCGAGCCGACAAGCCCGAAGCTGCTGCCCGACCCGCTCAAGGAGCCATACTACCAGCCTCCCTACACACTGGTGCTGGAGCTCACCGACGTCCTGCTGCACCCGGAGTGGTCG ttggCGACAGGTTGGCGCTTTAAGAAACGTCCGGGCATCGACTACCTGTTCCAGCAGCTCGCACCACTCTACGAGATCGTCATCTTCACTGCAGAGACTGGCAtg aCGGCGTATCCTCTGATCGACAGCATTGATCCTCAGGGCTTCGTTATGTATCGTCTCTTCAGAGATGCAACACACTACATGGAGGGGCATCACGTTAag GACGTGTCCTGTCTGAACCGGGACACCAGTAAGGTGATCGTGGTGGACTGCAAGAGGGAGGCGTTCAGCCTGCAGCCCTTCAACGGCATGGCTCTGAAGAAATGGGACGGGAACTCTGAGGACCGGACGCTCTATGACCTCGCCAACTTCCTCAAGA CTATCGCTCTGAGCGGAGTGGACGACGTGCGTTCAGTGTTGGAGAACTACGCTTTGGAGGAAGACCCCATCGAGGCCTTCAAACGCAGACAGGCTCAGTTGGCACTG gaggaggagcagcgtcTGGCTGAGCTCTCCCAGCAGAAGAAACAGGGACTCTCTCTCGGCTCCATTGCCTCGCGGTTCTGGCGTTCCAAACAGCAGtga
- the timm50 gene encoding mitochondrial import inner membrane translocase subunit TIM50 isoform X1, whose protein sequence is MSAMPVFPMCVRVARGLLRLRSGAVDASSLAGVDKVRTLSTDKPPTGTGSATGGLAQAILQQRLQQQQQQSQQGQSPPEGEEGEKEGEHTEDKKQKENMAYAKKMVLRLAGLMGVGGAVGMVYLFGTNSVDEQGNVIPDEFDRDPPVVQQLKRTFKYFQDYRQMIIEPTSPKLLPDPLKEPYYQPPYTLVLELTDVLLHPEWSLATGWRFKKRPGIDYLFQQLAPLYEIVIFTAETGMTAYPLIDSIDPQGFVMYRLFRDATHYMEGHHVKDVSCLNRDTSKVIVVDCKREAFSLQPFNGMALKKWDGNSEDRTLYDLANFLKTIALSGVDDVRSVLENYALEEDPIEAFKRRQAQLALEEEQRLAELSQQKKQGLSLGSIASRFWRSKQQ, encoded by the exons ATGTCGGCTATGCCTGTGTTCCCCATGTGTGTGCGAGTGGCCCGGGGCCTCCTGAGGCTCAGGAGCGGGGCGGTGGATGCCTCTTCTCTAGCTGGGGTGGACAAAGTCCGGACTCTCTCCACTGACAAGCCGCCGACAGGGACGGGCAGTGCGACGGGCGGACTGGCTCAGGCTATCCTCCAGCAGaggctccagcagcagcagcagcagagtcag CAGGGCCAGTCTCCtcctgagggagaggagggtgagaaggagggagagcaCACTGAAGacaagaagcagaaggagaacATGGCCTACGCGAAGAAGATGGTGCTCCGGCTCGCGGGACTCATGGGAGTCGGCGGAGCGGTCGGCATGGTCTACCTATTTG gcaCCAATTCAGTGGACGAACAAGGAAACGTG ATTCCAGATGAGTTTGACAGAG ATCCTCCCGTCGTCCAACAGTTGAAAAGAACCTTCAAATACTTCCAGGACTACAGACAG ATGATCATCGAGCCGACAAGCCCGAAGCTGCTGCCCGACCCGCTCAAGGAGCCATACTACCAGCCTCCCTACACACTGGTGCTGGAGCTCACCGACGTCCTGCTGCACCCGGAGTGGTCG ttggCGACAGGTTGGCGCTTTAAGAAACGTCCGGGCATCGACTACCTGTTCCAGCAGCTCGCACCACTCTACGAGATCGTCATCTTCACTGCAGAGACTGGCAtg aCGGCGTATCCTCTGATCGACAGCATTGATCCTCAGGGCTTCGTTATGTATCGTCTCTTCAGAGATGCAACACACTACATGGAGGGGCATCACGTTAag GACGTGTCCTGTCTGAACCGGGACACCAGTAAGGTGATCGTGGTGGACTGCAAGAGGGAGGCGTTCAGCCTGCAGCCCTTCAACGGCATGGCTCTGAAGAAATGGGACGGGAACTCTGAGGACCGGACGCTCTATGACCTCGCCAACTTCCTCAAGA CTATCGCTCTGAGCGGAGTGGACGACGTGCGTTCAGTGTTGGAGAACTACGCTTTGGAGGAAGACCCCATCGAGGCCTTCAAACGCAGACAGGCTCAGTTGGCACTG gaggaggagcagcgtcTGGCTGAGCTCTCCCAGCAGAAGAAACAGGGACTCTCTCTCGGCTCCATTGCCTCGCGGTTCTGGCGTTCCAAACAGCAGtga